TTTGAGTCACTTATAATTCCATTACAACTCACCTGTTTTCTTCTTGTGAAAGCCCTGAAGGCACAATTATTTACACTCTTAGAGTCAGTCACTCTTGCTTTTCTGTCCACTcaaaagtattttcctttttaatatttttgcttttctagTTTCCACCAGACATAAGTGTTTCCTTACGTGAATATATCCCAAATGTCAGCAtatatcttacatttttaaagtagataGTAAACTCTCAGTGTTTAAACTCGAAGTGTCCTATTGTCTTTTCAGGTTATTGCTTTAAACCCAGTCCTGAGCTCCTTTCTTATTCTCCTAACCAGTGCCATTTTGATGGTATTTGTGATCATTAACCTTTTTGTTTCTGCCATTTTAATGACCTTTGGTAAAGAAAGTCAGTCCTTTAAGGTAAGTAACTCTGACTCAGTAACTGAAATATAAACCCTATCATGATTTTATCACTGGAAAAGCTCAATTGTAGCTGCTCTTAAGATTACAGACTGACATAATGCACAGTATCAGCATACTCCCTTTATTAGTCTCCACAGCTCTGGCAACCATTTTCCTAGGAAACCCAATTTACCAAAAGTACACTATGTTCTACATCCACTGTCCTATAAATAGCTGGCCCTCCACTGTTAAGTAGCAGAAACACTCCAAGGCCTGACAGTAAACCATTAAAGGAAACAGTATCTTTACACtttatatctactttttaaaaaatatatctttggtACTTTTTTTCCTCCACCACTAGCAGCAATTTcgatttccttgcttttctctttttgtcttccaACAGACTCAGAAAGAAGCTGCACTGATGGATATGCTGCTACTGAAGCTCTCAAGTTTGTTAGGAATACAGCAACACCAGAACACATGTAAGTAAGCAAACAGCTGTACAGCAATGGCCACTGACAATTGAAGTTTCAAAAGATTAATCCTGTTACCTCTTCGCTTGGCTTATTACTTCTTAGTATATTAATACTGGTATTTGCACGGTGTACTTTAGAAAATTATAGATGTTTATAATATACTTGGTTAATTTTGTTCGTCAGTGAAGAATCAGAATCCCCTTGGCTGCAGATTCTTACGTTTATGGAACTTGGCACTATCAGAGGGTTAACACTGCAAGAGTGGTGCAGGATAAGCCAGCTCTGCTGCCAAACAAACACCAAGTAACATCATTCATGTTCCAGGATGACTATGGGAAATATGAGTCAGAAGTAAGCTCACTGCAACTTTAATTAAAGATACAAGCATGAGATTTGGCTAAGGGGGAGCCCTGTCACAGAGAAGTAACCAAGCCAACTCATAGGTAACAATCTGGCCTTAAATACTGAGATCGAAATGGGCCCCTTACTCCCCAGGCATCCTACCCAGGGAGCCAATAAGGTCTGGCTTGTGCCCAGTATGTGTCACTTGCTTAAATACTCTCCACTAAAATCTTGACCCTCGTCATTTGACCAAAGCAATGGAGAAAGCGGGGCAcagaatttttaactttattagcAGCTACTGAGCCATGACATACAAATCAATCAAAAACATTAAAGTTGCTTGAAACAAGTGTGTACAGATACACCACACAGAAGCCGAAGTCGTATCTTCCGATCCCAAATCCATCCTTGTGGGGAAGGATGGCCTTAGCTAGGGGGCAAAACAGAGTCTCATCCGTCAAGGGAAGGAGCAAAACACCTACAGCCACATGGGCACCAAAAATTTATCTGAGATCAGTTTTTAAAGGTTCTCTTGATCATAACGTTTTCAAATGAAAACAGGAACCCCTCTTCACCTGTAGGCTTTCCAGCTCACTACTCAAGAGACTTGAATATTTCTATTAAGGCTACTGGAAGCCCACCTTAGCCTTGAATGGTGACTTTTGCCCAGTATGTGGCCAGCAATGCAATCCAACAGAACATGCCACAGGGAAAACAGGAATTTATATACAGTGCTGCCCTCTATTAAAAGGGAAACACAGCactcaaaataaagcaaaaggccACAGAGGGCTCCCTGAGAATCCAGTAGAACTAAGAGAGGCCTTCAACTTTCCAAAGTTTGCAACTGGATCCAGGTGGAACAGTGCCCTGCAGCAAGGAGTAGTGTGTATGTCAATGAGAAGACCCAGCTTCTAAGAACCGTTACAATGGCTTCCTGAgccattttctctctcccattcaTATTAGAGCGAGAAAATAGACAACTTGGCCTTGAATCTCACTCACCACCAATCCCTCTGTACGGAGGGCTTTGTTTCTAAGTCTAGAACCTCAGCACAGAGCTGAGACACTTCATGAAGTACTCTCCTCCACCATCCGGCCATCTTTGACAGCTCTCCCCTTCTCACTCCCCTGTGGAGAGATGGTgggacaggaaggagagaaatgggaTCACACTGACAGGAAATAGACAAGAAAGGCTGCCAGGAGCCAGCTGCTCCAACCTCACAATCTCCAGTTGTTAGTCTCTCAGGAGCAGTGGAGAACCGGAAAGCAGCAGAGTGTGTCAGAGCAGGAAGAGAGCCCAGAGGAAGAGTGTACTCAGTGATGGTTAACAGATGAAGCAGAATTTCATGGAGATTCTTTGTTACAAGGAGAAACTGCTCAGTCTCAATTCCCAGAACTTGGACCTTGCCTGGTTTAGGaagcctatgttttctttttcagctctTCAAATCTCCGGGAAAGATCATCGAAGTCAATGTCTTCAGAGGCTGAGGTGTTGGCACCAGCAGATGCAGTTGGTAGTGTGTCTGGCACAGATGGCAATTCTGGCAGTACAAAGTTGTCATAGGTATCCACGGGTCTGGAAGGGGGCTTTGCAGAAGCTTCTGGCTTGGGTCCAGGACCTAATTAAATCACAGGAAGGAGCACAGTGTTAAAAATGCCAGTGGCTCAGATCCTCAAACCCCACAATCCCCCCTggcagaaacaataaaataatcaaaatactggagaaaacgtttttaaaaaaataattctaaaggtCAATAAAAATTTTCAGGACAATTAGCAGCTACGTTTTCTAATTATGGTTGAATATGTTTTACTTTCCTACAGTGAGAAAAAAGTTTAAGGGAAAGTCAAAGTGTGGTGCATGGGGCTTAGGTACACAGCATTCATTTCAATGGACTGTCCCCTTTCACAAAGGTCTACTCCCATAATAAGAAAGTCCAAGAAATGGTACTAGAATTCTATTGGGATGAGCTACTCTTTAAGgcttatgggaaaaaaattttatatggaatGTTAACATCCATACCATTTGATGTAATAGAATGTGATCTGTATTTCTAGTCTTCCGTTTTGTATCTTACAAGTTAAAATCATCGCCCTCTCTACCTACTGTATGTTTCCATTTGTATCTAAGTCCTAGAACAGGCAACCTAAACCATAGTTTTAGGAAATAAGAACAGTGCTTGCCTCTGGGATGGAACTAACTAGAAAGGAACACAAGGtaactttctggggtgatagaaatgttttgTATCTTTACTGAGGTGGTGGTTACATAATGTATGTGTGGAGACACATCAAAACTCATCACAATATACACTTCAGggtattttatgtatgtaaaatatacctCAATGAAACtgtcccaatttttaaaaaaattcccctcTGGGTTTCTGAAGTGCTGGTAGTGTTTTAATTCTTCAGTGAATGGCTACATGAGCATGCTTGCTTTCTGTAAAGTCACTGAGCTATACACTTATGATTTATGTCTGTTTCCCCCTCTTTAAtgcccaaatttttaaaaaattttggtatTTCCAGGCACAGTGGAAATGGAAGCAGCAGGAACATACCGAACTTGAGGATGACTGAAAACTGCAAggtgaaaaagaataatgatatcACTAACAGAAACAGGGAACTTGGGAGATTCTTTGGAGCCATGaaagatcttttctttttggaagtGGGAAATCCTGAGTTCCATTTCCACCATACTGCATTTGGGGAGAGAACGTGGCATGTAGGTAGAATGCCACAAGCATAAAAACAATCTGAGGGAGGaacagagatgagaaaacagcAAAGGGTTCAGTACTGAGAAACTCTCGAGGGTTTCTGACTCACCAATGATCTGTGCAGAAGAGACATTCTTATCAGCATTAATGTCATCAACCTGAAACACAAAGATCATGACCAGAGGAGAAAGCAATGGCATCACTGGTGAAAGTAATGGTATAAGCCCATGTGTGTTGCAAAAGCTAAGCTGCTCAGCAAAAGCAACAAACTGCTCCAAAGAAACTGCCCCTCCGCCCCCTATACTCCTTTCCTGATTTTCTTCCAACCAGACAGATACTATGTTGAACTCATAACTGCcaagcagaggaaaagaaaattcttacCACACCATAACATCTCTCTTTAATCTGTTACCTTCaccttccaggcagagagaaagcatTCTAAACCACCGCATTCATCTCCAAGAACCAAGTCCTCAAATACTAACGAAGATCTTCTACCTCGTTCCTAGAAACAGCTGTGGGCAATGCTTCAATGCAtgcaaaaccaaaacataaaaattcaGGCCCAAtgtaaaaaccaaaggaaagaaCACTAAGCAAGCTCAGGAACAGGGCGATCTCCCTAGATGAGCAAACAAGGCTGGCAGAAAAGTCATCTAATTCTGAACCAAAACCGGTACAACCACCTACAGTTCGAGGCATCATTACCATATTAGCAATAACAGCAAGCTCTAagactaaaatataaaattaatgctaTAGGCTGAAATTTACTAGACACTTATCTGTTTAAGACAAAAATCTGGTTCTTATTCCTTTACACAGTGTTGAGAATTTATAAAGCTGgtatttcaattattatattcTAGTACCAAGACTGTACCAGCTCAATATGATTCTCTGCCTagtctaaaaaaaaagtctgatcaAGTGCCCTACCACAACTTTCCAGGATCTGCAGCTCCTTCCTGATTCCTGGCTTAACTGCAGACAAAGCATTGCCACCAACGATgatgccaccaccaccactccccgtTTCCAGGGTAATATTAAAGCAACACAAGAATCCAAAGCATAGAGCAATGCCAGTACTAGTTGCTTAAAACTTTGCCTTCCCTGTGGCCATTATTTTGCTCTCTCTTCATGGATTCACTCTCCTGCTGCTTATAAAGGAGGCTCAGGCACTTACAGATTCATACGATGGGGGAGTTGCTGGTATCTGAGGTGGATGAATATTGGGAAAGGCCTGATAAGTTCCCATTGGCAATCCATTGAAATCCGACTGCAAGAGGAGAAAGGCAACATCAGAGACATTGCCCCGATCTGCAATTTCTGAAGTGTGTAAataggaaaggagaaataaatatgtgtgtgtatacaactATTTTCTCAATGTGAATATATTCACATtgaatacatatatagatattcaagatatatatttaatacatgtaTTCAAGAGCCCCAAAAGAAAAAGTGCCTAAAAGGACCACATGTGATCAGGAAGAATCCAGATTTTTAAAGATCTGTACCCAAAGGCTACTCTTCAAATTACTAAATTGCCTCAATGTCTACAAGGGAAGCTTCTTACCAGactttcttttttgggggagagGAGACGACCGCACTGCacaacacgtgggatcttagtcccctgaccagggatcgaactcacgccccatgcagtggaagcatggagtcttaaccactggactgccagggaagtccccagactttCTTACTAGCAATGACTTTCATCTTCTTATCTACAAAGGAGGTAGACCTGGTAATAAGTATTGGTTATTCACTTTTGGAAAATGCTACTAGTATACCTACAAGTCCCAAAGGTTCAAGAAACCTACATGAAAAGGAGTTTTTCTAGTACCATCTCTCTAGATTTTCCCACTTCATTACCTACAGATGAACCAAAAGACTTTCTCAAAATCCCAATGCTATTTTTTCCACAATATGATCAATAAACTAATACCAAATATTCTTACTGCTAAATCCTCTTGATAACCTACAATTCCTGAGTGTATTCACAGAGCCAACTTGTCATCTTCTGTAACATCTTCTAGAATTTATAtccatatttatttgtatgtgtaCTTACTGGTCCCTTTGGAAGAGGGTATGAGAAAGGAGTGTTTGGAGATGGCATGGGCATGGGCATTGGCACTGTTCCATCAAGTCCACCAGCTGGTGCTGTGAATCCGCCCCCACCTCCTCTTCCAGGGCCCCCTTTCTTCACATCATCTGTGAATCCAACATCAATAAGATCTGTATCTACTCCAGGAGGAGCTTCTgcctaagaaaaagagagaaacccGTATCATTAGGCCTGTCACCAGCTAGCTAGGTTCCCCAGGAAGctgactctgagatggagattagCGTTGACAGAAGTTTACTGGAGAGGTCTCTTGGGACAGACACCTGTGGGGACATGAAGGAAGCAGGGCTGGGCAAAGGAAGAAGGTGGGCTGCCATGCAGTCACAACGAAGGGGTCAGCTAATTCCCCCAGGGAGTTCTGGAGCTAGGCTGGGACTACAGCAGATGCTCCCAACTGGGGACAAAGGGGCAGAGTCTTTAATCCCCTGCAATGACCAGTTACCAAATACAGGCTGCCCCCAGGAAAGACCCTGGATAAGGAAGCTGTCTTCCGAGGGCCACTGCTGGAGGGACACTCAGCTGCGTGAGCCACCAGTCATCAATACTCTCAAGAGctgggagaggggcttccctgctggcgcagcggttaagaatctgcctgccagcgcaggggacacgggttcaagccctggtccaggaagatcccacatgccgcgaagcaactaagcccgcgtgccacaactactgaagcccgtgcacctagagcccatgctccgcaacaagaaaagccactgcaatgagaagcccacataccgcaatgaagacccaatgcagccaaaaataaatttagttaaaataaaaaaaagagctggCGGAATGTTTCCGTCCTGAAATGTGTACTTCAGGCAGGGGGAGGGTTGTCTGAGCAGCACACCAAAACATATACTATACCCGGTCAACATGAACTGCTGATTTACTATTTGCATATCTGCCCTTCTTTCACTGTAAGCCTCTTTAGGACAGGGaccttgtttatatattttctgtattctcaGCTTTCTGGAGCACATGGCAGGCACACAAAAGATGTTTTCAGGACCTGTTCTGCGTCTTGAGGCTTTTCTTGCTACCCATAGGGGCCTCTCAATTCCTTGAACTTCACTGAAAAGTAGCAATAATGCCACTTTATATTTGTAtcaaagtttgtaccttttcaaagtgttttcagTCATTCATCTCATCTGATCCCTAAATACTCTGAGAGATGCAGGCGTATTTATTGTTACCCCAGAGGCATTAACTGGACAAAGGCTTAAACTCCCACATGCAAACTTGACTGCAAAGAAAATGGTTATTTTTCAAAGACAGTGATATCGAAAGActcattttcctttgtattcTAAAAGACTCTAAACGTACCATGACCACAGAGTCAGGCTCATAGGGCACATTGTAGTTCTTGGCAATTTCAATCAGGTATCTCTCCACCAGGATTTTGGGTGGGGCCTCCACACTCAGTTTGTGCATCAGCTGTAAGTAAAAGATCCAGGGTTAAGATGCATCTGCATCAACCAGCCTAAGCCTAACCTGTATCAATTTTAAACTTGGTTCCTCACATTTcaaattgagaggaaaaaaagaagctccatccagttaaattatttttttcaatcacaAAGCACAAAACCCGTGTATCTCTCACATTCTCTGGTTACGTATGCCTCAAAGACTGATATTGCTGCCTTCCACATTTGAAATCATCtacccttctccccacctcactTCTACCTCCATAAATCACAAGTGGCACAAAGGATAAGGTACAAAATCAGGAATGACACAGGATGATGGAAAGCTTCACAATCAGAGGTGTAGGACAGGGGTTAAGGAGCTGACTGCACTGCCAGACAGCATTCTTCTCTCTTACTATGAAAGGTGCAATCCCAGATTAACCCTACATTACAGTGGTACCCACTGGACTCACTGTAGGCAATAAAAAtaacctgcccccaccccacccattgCTTCACGTTTAACAATTATGTTCATTACCCGGTCATTCACAGTTCCAATCTGGTTGGTCCTACATAACTTGCCATATTCCTTGCTATACTTGGCACAGAGTTGATCAGCAAcctacagagaaaaagaacagtaaataaaaatggaaaccacTCCTACAGAGGGCTTCAAGCTTCCTCCTATTAACAGTAAACAGGATTTCCAAAAGACTAGATCTGTAAAGCCTTAAGGGgtacatattaattcatttagttatttgtttATCCAGCCATCCACTGAGCTGCAACTATGTGCCAAACTCTATTACAAGCATTATGTTATACACTAcaaatgatgaagaaaaacagACACTGTACCTACTCTTATAAAATCTTACAGTCTCTGGGTAAGAGCAATCATTACTCAAATAATCACAAAGATAAAGGTACAAATGCAGCTGTGATGGGGAAAGGAAAAGTACACTAAACTATCTGCTTACAACAGTAGAATCAGACCTGATCAGAAAAGTCAGATAAAGTGATGCTTCACTGAGATGTAAAGGATGATCAGGACTTGACTAAacatggagggaaggaagaacattccaggaaaagaaaacagcatgtgcaaaggcctctGCTGGAAAAACAGGGCCAATCCTCAAgccaaaataaaatcagtgagcCTCTTGTGCAAGGCCCAAAGGAAGACTGTGGTAGGAAATGAAGAAAGGCAGATGGGAGCCAGACAGTGCAGGGCCATGTAGGCtttattagttttgtttctaTCACAAGAACAACAGGAAACTACTAAAGGACTTTAAAGCAAGGGGTAGTGACAGGATCAGATCAGTGTTTTGAACAGAACCCTTAGTTGTTCTGATGGAATGGTGAACAGACTAAAGGAAGCCAAAGTAGATGTAGAAAAAACGTTCAAGAAgttactacagggcttccctggtggcacagtggttgagagtccgcctgccgatgcaggggacgccggttcatgccccggtctgggaagatctcacatgctgcggagcggctgggcccgtgagccatggccgctgagcctgcgcatctggagcctgtgctccacaacgggagaggccataacagtgagaggccctcgtaccgcaaaaaaaaagaagttagtaCAGGCAGGAGATGACAGTGCTATTAGACCAGAGTGGTCCCAATACCTGGAAGTTCAGTGAGGGGGCACTCAGTGTTAGGTAGACTTTCAGTGGTACTGGGTACTTATAagtttgttatttgtcttttaacgATGGTTTTTGTTCTGCTTTATACTATGCAGAAATCTTTTTTACTTATATTATCACTCTTTGTTTATGGCTTTTAGGTTTTGTGGCATGTTTATGCCTTTTCCACtatgagattattttttttaatgcctaactttgtttctttaaggtttctttttttttaaaaaaaaatgtaaatctttgtTTCGTCTGGAATTAATCTTGATATAAAGGAGGAGTATAAGAGAGGCTATAAACAAGATTTACATTAAAAGTAGAAGTAGTTGCCTCTACTCTCCCATTCCCCTACCCACAAAACTGTATAACCACCCTCCCTACCCTATCAGAATACAGGAGGCTTACTCTCTGGGGAGGTTAAACTAAAGGAACTGTGGGCTCCATGCACAGCAGAGAGCAGAGATACTGGCAACAAGAGAATTACGTGTAAATCTTCTCTAAGAGAGGAATGATACCTTTGGCTTCCTTCTCCCTGTGCTCTCAAAAATGCAGCCAGCTTATACCTTCCAGGTAGAAAACAGAACTCCTCTGAGGAAAATGACCAatccaaggaaagaaaactagttCCTGACAGTCTAGAGTTCCCTCAAGAAAGGGCTTAGTCAGATCATTTAACAATAAGTTGgtgctggaggtatcatgctccctgattccAAGCTATACTAAAAAAGctgcagtcatcaaaacagtatggtactggcataaaaacagacaaatcaatgaaacagaatagagagcccaaaaatgAACCCATAGTTATATGGGCAATTattctacaacaaaggaggcaagaatatacaatggggaaaagatagtctcttcaataaatggcgcTGGGAAAATTGGACTACTCTCtcaacacatacacaaaaataaattcaaaacatattaaagacttaaacgtaagatctgaaaccataaaacttctaggaaaaaatacaggcagtacactctttgacactggtcttagtAATACTCTTTTGGGTATGTCTCAGGCACgggaaacaaaagcaacaataaacaaatgggactacatccaactaaaaagcttttgtacagtgaaggaaactatcaacaaaatgaaaaggccacctactgaatgggagaagatatttgcaaacaatatatctgataaggggtcaatatccaaaatatacaaacaactcgtATAACTCAACACCAAAatacaatccaattagaaaactggcagaagatctgaacagacatttttccaaagacaacaaacacatggccaacaggcacatgaaaagatgctcaatatcactaattaaggaactgcaaatcaaaaccacaatgagatatcccctcacacttgtcagaatggctatcataaaaaaaaagaccacaaataacaagtgttggtgatgatgtggagaaaaaggaacactagTGTACTGTtagtggcaatgtaaattggtgtagccactatggaaaacagtatggagattcctcaaaagattaaaaacagaactaacatctgatccagcagttccactcctgggtatttatccaaagaaaacaaaaacactaattagaaaaaacatatatatgcacacctattctcactgaagcattatttacaatcaccaagatatggaagcaacccaagtgcccgtcaatagatgaatgaaaatgcagtacatatacacaatggaatattacccataaaagagaatgaaatcttgccatttgcaagaacaacatggatagacctagagggcattatgctaagtgaaataagtcagacagagaaagaaaaatatcatatggtctcactcatatgtggaatctagaaaataaaacatatgaacaaacaaaaacagaaacagaattatagatacagagaacaatcaGGTGGTCGCaagaggtgggtgggaggaggaaataggtgagggagattaagaggtacaaagttccagctgcaaaataaatgagtcccAAGTATGAAaggtacagtgtggggaatatagtcaataactaagTAATGtgtttgtatggtgacatatcataactagacttacCGTGATCATtctgaaatgtataaaaaaaaatcactatgttgtgtaacaggaacaacataatgttgtaggtcaattacacttcaaaaacaaacaaacatgcaacaaactcatagaaaaagagatcagatttgtggttaccagaggcagggagtgggagggaagggggaat
Above is a window of Phocoena sinus isolate mPhoSin1 chromosome 19, mPhoSin1.pri, whole genome shotgun sequence DNA encoding:
- the IST1 gene encoding IST1 homolog isoform X4, whose protein sequence is MSACRPGPSILLLCDWSGICALAELAQKARKEIADYLAAGKDERARIRVEHIIREDYLVEAMEILELYCDLLLARFGLIQSMKELDSGLAESVSTLIWAAPRLQSEVAELKIVADQLCAKYSKEYGKLCRTNQIGTVNDRLMHKLSVEAPPKILVERYLIEIAKNYNVPYEPDSVVMAEAPPGVDTDLIDVGFTDDVKKGGPGRGGGGGFTAPAGGLDGTVPMPMPMPSPNTPFSYPLPKGPSDFNGLPMGTYQAFPNIHPPQIPATPPSYESVDDINADKNVSSAQIIGPGPKPEASAKPPSRPVDTYDNFVLPELPSVPDTLPTASAGANTSASEDIDFDDLSRRFEELKKKT
- the IST1 gene encoding IST1 homolog isoform X5, producing the protein MLGSGFKAERLRVNLRLVINRLKLLEKKKTELAQKARKEIADYLAAGKDERARIRVEHIIREDYLVEAMEILELYCDLLLARFGLIQSMKELDSGLAESVSTLIWAAPRLQSEVAELKIVADQLCAKYSKEYGKLCRTNQIGTVNDRLMHKLSVEAPPKILVERYLIEIAKNYNVPYEPDSVVMAEAPPGVDTDLIDVGFTDDVKKGGPGRGGGGGFTAPAGGLDGTVPMPMPMPSPNTPFSYPLPKGPSDFNGLPMGTYQAFPNIHPPQIPATPPSYESIIGPGPKPEASAKPPSRPVDTYDNFVLPELPSVPDTLPTASAGANTSASEDIDFDDLSRRFEELKKKT
- the IST1 gene encoding IST1 homolog isoform X9 codes for the protein MVLTAQVADQLCAKYSKEYGKLCRTNQIGTVNDRLMHKLSVEAPPKILVERYLIEIAKNYNVPYEPDSVVMAEAPPGVDTDLIDVGFTDDVKKGGPGRGGGGGFTAPAGGLDGTVPMPMPMPSPNTPFSYPLPKGPSDFNGLPMGTYQAFPNIHPPQIPATPPSYESVDDINADKNVSSAQIIGPGPKPEASAKPPSRPVDTYDNFVLPELPSVPDTLPTASAGANTSASEDIDFDDLSRRFEELKKKT
- the IST1 gene encoding IST1 homolog isoform X6; translated protein: MLGSGFKAERLRVNLRLVINRLKLLEKKKTELAQKARKEIADYLAAGKDERARIRVEHIIREDYLVEAMEILELYCDLLLARFGLIQSMKELDSGLAESVSTLIWAAPRLQSEVAELKIVADQLCAKYSKEYGKLCRTNQIGTVNDRLMHKLSVEAPPKILVERYLIEIAKNYNVPYEPDSVVMAEAPPGVDTDLIDVGFTDDVKKGGPGRGGGGGFTAPAGGLDGTVPMPMPMPSPNTPFSYPLPKGPVDDINADKNVSSAQIIGPGPKPEASAKPPSRPVDTYDNFVLPELPSVPDTLPTASAGANTSASEDIDFDDLSRRFEELKKKT
- the IST1 gene encoding IST1 homolog isoform X7, translating into MLGSGFKAERLRVNLRLVINRLKLLEKKKTELAQKARKEIADYLAAGKDERARIRVEHIIREDYLVEAMEILELYCDLLLARFGLIQSMKELDSGLAESVSTLIWAAPRLQSEVAELKIVADQLCAKYSKEYGKLCRTNQIGTVNDRLMHKLSVEAPPKILVERYLIEIAKNYNVPYEPDSVVMAEAPPGVDTDLIDVGFTDDVKKGGPGRGGGGGFTAPAGGLDGTVPMPMPMPSPNTPFSYPLPKGPIIGPGPKPEASAKPPSRPVDTYDNFVLPELPSVPDTLPTASAGANTSASEDIDFDDLSRRFEELKKKT
- the IST1 gene encoding IST1 homolog isoform X2, which produces MLGSGFKAERLRVNLRLVINRLKLLEKKKTELAQKARKEIADYLAAGKDERARIRVEHIIREDYLVEAMEILELYCDLLLARFGLIQSMKELDSGLAESVSTLIWAAPRLQSEVAELKIVADQLCAKYSKEYGKLCRTNQIGTVNDRLMHKLSVEAPPKILVERYLIEIAKNYNVPYEPDSVVMAEAPPGVDTDLIDVGFTDDVKKGGPGRGGGGGFTAPAGGLDGTVPMPMPMPSPNTPFSYPLPKGPSDFNGLPMGTYQAFPNIHPPQIPATPPSYESVDDINADKNVSSAQIIGPGPKPEASAKPPSRPVDTYDNFVLPELPSVPDTLPTASAGANTSASEDIDFDDLSRRFEELKKKT
- the IST1 gene encoding IST1 homolog isoform X1, producing MLGSGFKAERLRVNLRLVINRLKLLEKKKTELAQKARKEIADYLAAGKDERARIRVEHIIREDYLVEAMEILELYCDLLLARFGLIQSMKELDSGLAESVSTLIWAAPRLQSEVAELKIVADQLCAKYSKEYGKLCRTNQIGTVNDRLMHKLSVEAPPKILVERYLIEIAKNYNVPYEPDSVVMAEAPPGVDTDLIDVGFTDDVKKGGPGRGGGGGFTAPAGGLDGTVPMPMPMPSPNTPFSYPLPKGPKLQIGAMSLMLPFSSCSRISMDCQWELIRPFPIFIHLRYQQLPHRMNLLMTLMLIRMSLLHRSLVLDPSQKLLQSPLPDPWIPMTTLYCQNCHLCQTHYQLHLLVPTPQPLKTLTSMIFPGDLKS
- the IST1 gene encoding IST1 homolog isoform X3, giving the protein MLGSGFKAERLRVNLRLVINRLKLLEKKKTELAQKARKEIADYLAAGKDERARIRVEHIIREDYLVEAMEILELYCDLLLARFGLIQSMKELDSGLAESVSTLIWAAPRLQSEVAELKIVADQLCAKYSKEYGKLCRTNQIGTVNDRLMHKLSVEAPPKILVERYLIEIAKNYNVPYEPDSVVMAEAPPGVDTDLIDVGFTDDVKKGGPGRGGGGGFTAPAGGLDGTVPMPMPMPSPNTPFSYPLPKGPKLQIGAMSLMLPFSSCSRISMDCQWELIRPFPIFIHLRYQQLPHRMNLSLVLDPSQKLLQSPLPDPWIPMTTLYCQNCHLCQTHYQLHLLVPTPQPLKTLTSMIFPGDLKS
- the IST1 gene encoding IST1 homolog isoform X8, translating into MEILELYCDLLLARFGLIQSMKELDSGLAESVSTLIWAAPRLQSEVAELKIVADQLCAKYSKEYGKLCRTNQIGTVNDRLMHKLSVEAPPKILVERYLIEIAKNYNVPYEPDSVVMAEAPPGVDTDLIDVGFTDDVKKGGPGRGGGGGFTAPAGGLDGTVPMPMPMPSPNTPFSYPLPKGPKLQIGAMSLMLPFSSCSRISMDCQWELIRPFPIFIHLRYQQLPHRMNLLMTLMLIRMSLLHRSLVLDPSQKLLQSPLPDPWIPMTTLYCQNCHLCQTHYQLHLLVPTPQPLKTLTSMIFPGDLKS